aaatgaataattaatatGATATGATGAAAGGATTTTGGGTATAAAGAAGTCTAAAATTCCTCTACTAAATAATTggatgtgtatgtgtgtgtttggAAGTTGGAACTCTACTTGTTTTATGATCTATCTATGTATATGATATGATTAATatgacctatttcttcttgTTGATTGCCCAAATCTTGTCACATGATAGAAGGGGTTTCTTGATTTCATAACCTGCTCTTGCTACACTTGGAAATTAGTTTAATCCAAGAAAAACAAATTGTgccctttttaattattagataaaataaaaaaaaattacatatacCCATTGAAGTAGGCCAACTTACTTACACTCCAATATCACAAAAATAATGTAACTAACACATCATGTTGTCAAATGGTTGTAATAATCTCTCTCTGCAATAGCCATCCGAGCTTTGAACATTGCCCATTCTCTAGTACACCTCAGTCTCACCTAAGCACCCAACACACaagtacaaaataaaataaaataaataaaaaatatctaatCTCGTATTCTATCTCATTTTTCACTTGTATATACTCTGATAAACGAGACAAAACACTAGTTTGCAATAGAGGATCCGGACATCAAATACTTGAAAAAGAGAGAAAGGCTGCATACCTCTTGCCATGGAGCCCTTCCATTAGTAGATTCACCCTACACAcatcatatcatcatcaagaaattcaaaaagagatgtctatttttcttttttctagcTATTGTTCATCACTTGTAATGTTTTTTTACCTGGCCTCCCAATGAAGGAACAATTTGATGAACAATCCATTGCTCATCAACGACTCCGATTTTCTCGTGTGCAGGCTATGATCAAAGCATGATCATCATCATCAGTGAGAGATATATGAAAGCATTTTGCAAGATTTCAAGATTGGAAGTTGAAAAAAAACTGACCTCAACACATTTTTGGAGGGCAAAGTCCAGACCCCATCCATGGACCAAGTCATTCTGCAAAATCGCGTTTTTTCAGATAAGAGAAAACGCGGTCATAGGCAGCAGCGAGCAATGATGAAACTACCTGAACCAGATGCCACACGCAGCGCCAAGCCTCTCTAGAGAAGACAGGAGCCATGATCTCCACAAAGCTGTGTTGTGAAAAAGTGGTAAGAATTTGAGGTTGTAGGCGAAGGAAACGAAGAGTTTTTTGAGTTAAGAAGAGGTGTCTTACCCTGCACAGGGAGGCAGATGTGGATCAGGGCATAAACCAGGTTTCTCCTCCGTGTCCCTACATTCAAAACAAGGTGTGTAAGAAGCCTCAAAAAAACAGAGAGAATGTGGCCTTAAAATTAGATGGTGTTTTCTTGCAGAGGGAGTGTACTTGTGAATCTCACTGTGATCGCGTTTCTTTGTCATCCTCCACGGCATGCTCTTGGTTGGCTCGAGGCCCGGTTGGGAAATCTCCAGACCATGTTTCCTCACAAGCTTAATGTATCTGAAATTTTTGCAAGAATTCAAGAATTGTGAGATATCAGTTCCTTTTATATGAAACTACTTAGGCTTCTTCTTACTCTTCTGCATCAAAGTGCTCGACTCCGAGGTCCTCGTCCCATATGAAGATGTAGTCGTAGGATGCAACAATGTCCGGATGCAGAAACCTCTTCGCGTACCACCTTTTACAAGCCATACCATACATGTCTCAGCTTCACTCAGATCAGACTAATCACTTGCTGTCTTAACTCTTAAACAAGGTAGTTAGTCTTATTAGTTATTACCATTTTGTCTGTTTTCGAGCGCTGATGTGGATGGCGCGCTTGGACCACTCGAACTCGTCCCATTCAGTGGTTATTCCATCATAATGGAACAGAAGGATGGTAAAATTTTCTGAAAACTGAAGCAAGAATGCAGATAGTGAGAGGtgagagaggggggggggggggggggagagggagagagaggcttAATTAACTGACCTTTTTAACTGCCTTGTCAATGTTAAACCTCTGCTTATAACCAACTGTGAAAGTCACTAAATACTTTGGTTTAATGGGCAAGTCCTAGAATGTTCATAAATTGACAAGAAACATAAATTCACACATCAAAATGTAACATGTTTCAACCAAAGAGAAAAACTTGTGTAAACCTCTCTAGGTAGGCCCCACAATCTTCGCTGATAGAGGTCCGACTCTGATGCCACGATGCCCGGGGGCAACCTCTCCGCGCCTCTTGGATTAGAAGGCGCCCAAATCTGAACCGGGACCATTTGATACGAGGATAAACTATCTCAATTAGCTCTTGTATATAAAGGGAAAAGAGAGAGATTTGAACCTTTGAAATAGGCTGGTTTCCAACTGATATGTTTCTGCTGGTTTCTGTggaggcagcagcagcagagacATTGTTTCCCCCGAAGATCGCGGAACCTTCTAGAACGACAGACGTCGTGCTTATCTGACCGATGCAAGACGAAACACAGCCATGATGGAACACATGAGGGGATCAAATCATGGATCAAGAAATGCAAACAGAAAACAAACTCAAAGTCACCTTGATTTGTGGGAGTTTGGGAATCAACACTCCCATGAAGAAGCCAAACATGATTCCAACACTAACACTGATTAGAAACTTGATGTTTTCAATTGGTTTCTTAGCCATTGTGCTGAGACAAAAACCACACAgacacacagacacacacaaGTTTAGAAAAGTCGTTCGTGTCTTGAAAAACAGTAGAAATTATGCATCAATAACAGAAATTAAACCAACCTGTGCCCAATGTATCCCTTGCTATTGCCCTTCACTGCATCCATGCTCGCGATTCCAACGGCTGCAACGAGCTGCCCGGTAAGAGAAAACAGGTAGATGAAGAGTCACAAAATGCAGAGAGATTAATTTggagaaaaacataaaaaaagaaaaagaaaaaggtgatTACCAAGATGGCTGCACTTGCTTCTCAATGATGAGAAGCAAGTAAATCTATATACTATATTCTTACATATGAAATTAATTCCCTTCAAAAATGAGCAAAGCTCTTCAATATTAAACTGATTTCAATTACTCCATAAATAGCTTCTAGCACCATTTTTAAAGCAAGCAACCTTCCATGTGCAACCCTTTGACATTTGCAGAGACTTATATTAccaaaaagttgcaattttttAGTGACAAATGAATCTAAATCTTTTTGGGGTGCCCATAAAAATAGGGCACTAGGTCAAAAAAAGTTGCTTCTTTAAACCTCCACCTCAAGAACTCAGTCGAAACGTGTGTAAAAACAAGGCAAAAACAACTGGGCTTCCTTGAATTCAAAGaattatatatacaaaaatcaaaatctaTGGCTTCAAAACATAGTAATGTATACCCCAAAAATGAATCAAGATAAATCAAGGTGGGAATATTTACCtgatcaagatatatatataccatGGGGAAAATCGCAGAAATATATGTTCTTGACATTTAATAATGTTGCATATAAAAATAtgatgtgagagagagagagagagagtggtttGTCTTTCATTCTGTCTCATGTATACACCCAACTAAATGCAAGAAGCTGTTAAATCATCTTCTCAATTCAAAACTTAAGCAGAGAGGAATATCATATcattttaacattttatttaatattttcacCATAAGCCGTCTTGTTATGCATAAGTAGTAACTAATTGGACA
The genomic region above belongs to Salvia miltiorrhiza cultivar Shanhuang (shh) chromosome 5, IMPLAD_Smil_shh, whole genome shotgun sequence and contains:
- the LOC131025340 gene encoding uncharacterized protein LOC131025340, which translates into the protein MDAVKGNSKGYIGHSTMAKKPIENIKFLISVSVGIMFGFFMGVLIPKLPQIKISTTSVVLEGSAIFGGNNVSAAAASTETSRNISVGNQPISKIWAPSNPRGAERLPPGIVASESDLYQRRLWGLPREDLPIKPKYLVTFTVGYKQRFNIDKAVKKFSENFTILLFHYDGITTEWDEFEWSKRAIHISARKQTKWWYAKRFLHPDIVASYDYIFIWDEDLGVEHFDAEEYIKLVRKHGLEISQPGLEPTKSMPWRMTKKRDHSEIHKDTEEKPGLCPDPHLPPCAGFVEIMAPVFSREAWRCVWHLVQNDLVHGWGLDFALQKCVEPAHEKIGVVDEQWIVHQIVPSLGGQGESTNGRAPWQEVRLRCTREWAMFKARMAIAERDYYNHLTT